From the genome of Streptomyces sp. NBC_01304:
CACGGCCGGCTGTGGGAGACCGACCCCGCGCTGCGCGGTCGCCGAGCGCCCTTCGGCCTGGTCGAGCACGATCCGCCGGTCGACCTGACCGACGAGACGTATCCGCTGCGCCTGACGACCGGGCGTCGCCTGGACTCATACAACACCGGTGTGCAGAGCGGCGGTTTCGCCTCTCCGCTGCGCCGCGGCGAGTACATCGAGCTGTGCCCCGAGGACGCGGAGCACTACGGCGTCCGGGTGGGCGAGGAGGTCCTGGTCGCCTCCCGGCGCGGGACGGTCACCGCGCCGGTCTGGGTCGACCCGGCGCTGCGGCCCGGGCTCGCCTTCATGACCATGCACTTTCCCGACGAGGTGGACACCAACCAGCTGACGATCGAGGCGAATTGCCCGATCGCGGGGACGGCGGAGTTCAAGGCGTCGGCAATACGAATCGAGAAGCTGCCGGCCGGTTTCGCGCCGGCCGATGCGCCGGTCACGGCCGTGAGGAGCTGAGACTGTGGATCTGCACTTCGGTGACAGCAAGCCGACGGACGAGGAGCGGGCGGCGATCGACGCCCTGCTCGGTCCTCCGGAGTCGGCGTGGGAAGGTGCCGCGGACCGTACCGATGCCGATCTGCGCTGGGCGCGCGGGGGCCGGGCGGCGCGGGAGCGGCGGGATCTGCTGTTGCCGGGGTTGCACGCGGTGAACGACCGGGTGGGGTGGATCAGCGAGGGCGCCCTCGACTATCTGTGCCGGCGGCTGACGGTGCCGCCGGCGGAGGCGTACGGGGTGGCCACGTTCTACTCCATGTTCGCGGTGAAGCCGCGGCCCGCGACTGTGGTGCACGTCTGCACGGACTTGGCTTGCGCGGCCCGGGGTTCGGCTTCGGTGTGTGCGAGCTTGGCTGCCCGGCTGGGCCCTGCGGGTACGCCGGTGGCGGGTGGGGCCGTGTGGGAGGAGAGCCCGTGCCTGGGCTTGTGCGAGCGGGCTCCGGCGGCGTTGGTGGTGCGGGCAGGGGTATCCCCTGATGAATCAGCCCGTCCGGCGTTTGAGGACAACCCTTTGGAAGCCGGCGGCAGCCTTACGGGAAGGAGCGGGGCGGGGGATCAAAACGGCCCCGGCGACAGCCTGTTGGCCGCGCTCAGCGGGCAGGAACCCGAGCCGAGGGAGCGGCAAAGAGCCACCGCCGTCATAGCCCCGGCGACCGCCGAAGCCATAGCCCTGGCCGCCGCGGCACCGGAAGCGGCAACCCCCGAACCCGCAGCCGCACTCGCCGTCCCCCAGGCAGGCCAGGACGGCCTGATCCTCCTGCGACGGGTCGGGGTCGTAGACCCCGAGAACCTCGACGACTACCGGGCCAATGGCGGCTACGAGGCCCTGCGGAGGGCCTTCAAACTCGGCCCCGCCGGAGTGATCCGCGAGGTCACCGAGGCCGGCCTCCTAGGAAGGGGCGGCGCCGCCTTCCCCACGGGCCGCAAGTGGAGCGCGACCGCCGCCCAGCCCGACCACCCGCACTACCTGGTCTGCAACGCGGACGAATCCGAGCCCGGCACCTTCAAGGACCGCGTCCTGATGGAGGGCGACCCGTACTCCCTCATCGAGGCGATGACGATCGCGGGCTACGCGACCGGCGCCCACCTCGGTTACCTCTACCTCCGCGGCGAGTACCCCCGCGCCCTGCGGCGCCTGGAGCACGCCATCTCCCAGGCCAGGGCACGCGGCCTGCTCGGCCCGGACGTCCTCGGCCAGGGGTACGCCTTCGACATCGAGATCCGGCGCGGCGCGGGAGCGTACATCTGCGGCGAGGAGACGGCGCTCTTCAACTCCATCGAGGGGTACCGGGGCGAACCCCGGTCCAAGCCGCCGTTCCCCGTCGAGAAGGGCCTGTTCGGCAAGCCGACCGCCGAGAACAACGTCGAGACGCTGGTCAACGTCCTGCCGATCCTGACCATGGGGGCGCAGGCGTACGCGGCCATCGGGACGGAGAAGTCCACCGGGCCCAAGCTGTTCTGCGTCTCGGGCAACGTGGAGCGCCCGGGGATCTACGAGCTGCCGTTCGGCGCGACCCTCGGCGACCTCCTCGACCTGGCGGGCAAGCCCGCACGACTGCGGGCCGTCCTCCTCGGCGGGGCAGCCGGCGGCTTCGTACGCCCCGATGAACTGGACATTCCGCTGACCTTCGAGGGCACGAGGGAGGCCGGCACGACCCTCGGATCGGGCGTGGTCCTCGCCCTGGACGACAGCGTCCCGCTGCCCCGGATGCTCCTGCGGATCGCGGAGTTCTTCCGCGACGAGTCGTGCGGCCAGTGCGTGCCGTGCCGGGTCGGCACGGTCCGCCAGGAGGAGGCGCTGCACCGCATCGCCGACCGCACGGGCGCGGCGGCCGCCGAGGACATCAACCTGCTCAGGGAAGTGGGGGCGGCCATGAAGGACGCCTCGATCTGCGGTCTGGGGCAGACCGCGTGGAACGCCGTGGAATCGGCCATCGACCGGCTTGGAGCGTACGAATGACAGCGCCAGCGCAACCGCGCCCGACCTCCGCATCCGTGCCCGTGTCGCTCGGACTGCCGCGCCGCCTGGTCGAGTTCACGCTCGACGAGCAGCCGGTGCGGGTCCCCGAGGGCTCGACGATCCTCGATGCCTGCAAGGCGGCGGGCAAGGACATCCCGACGCTCTGCCAGGGCGACACGCTCACCCCGAAGAACGCCTGCCGCGTGTGCGTCGTCGAGGTGGAGGGCGCGCGCACCCTCGCCCCGGCCTGCTCCCGCAAGGCGGAGCCCGCCATGGTGGTGCGGACCGACACCGAACGGGCCCGGCACAGCCGCAAGATCGTGCTCGAACTCCTCGCGTCCTCGGTCGACCTGTCGACCACGCCGCAGGTGGCGGGGTGGCTCAAGGAGTACGAGGCCAAGCCCGACCGCTTCGGTCCGGACGCGGCCCGGCTCAACGAGTCGCCCAAGGTCGACAACGACCTCTACGTCCGCGACTACGACAAGTGCATCCTCTGCTACAAGTGCGTGGACGCCTGCGGCGACCAGTGGCAGAACACCTTCGCCATCTCGGTCACCGGCCGCGGCTTCGACGCCCGGATCGCGGTCGAGCACGACGGGCCGCTCACCGAGTCGGCGTGCGTGTACTGCGGCAACTGCATCGAGGTGTGCCCGACCGGGGCGCTCTCCTTCAAGTCCGAGTACGACATGCGGGCGGCCGGCACCTGGGACGAGAGCGCGCAGACGGAGACGACCACCGTGTGCGCGTACTGCGGAGTGGGCTGCAACCTGACCCTGCACGTGCAGGACAATGAGATCGTCAAGGTCACCTCGCCGCACGACAACCCGGTGACCCACGGCAACCTCTGCATCAAGGGCCGCTTCGGCTACCAGCACGTACAGAACCGCGACTGAGGACTGATCTGGCATGGGACGCGTCACCGAGCGACGCCGAGTGATCCGCATCCGGGACGGGGCGGTGTCCGCACGACCGGACACGCTCGTCGCGGAGGAACCCCTGGAGATCCGGCTGAACGGCAAGCCCCTGGCCATCACGATGCGCACCCCGGGCGACGACTTCGCGCTCGCGGCGGGCTTCCTGGTGAGCGAGGGAGTCCTTGCCTCGGCGGACGAGCTGCAGTCGATCGTCTACTGCGCGGGTGCCACGGCGGACGGCTCGAACACGTACAACGTGGTGGACGTGAAGCTCGCCCCGGGTGTCGTGGTCCCCGACATCACGCTCGAACGCAACGTCTATACGACCTCCTCCTGCGGCCTGTGCGGCAAGGCCAGCCTCGACGCCGTGCGCACGCAGGCGCGCTGGGAGATCGCCGACACTCCCCCGGTCCGGATCGAGCCCGAACTGCTCGCGGGCCTCCCCGACCGGCTGCGCGCGGCGCAGCGCGTGTTCGACCGGACCGGGGGCCTGCACGCGGCAGCACTCTTCACCGAGACCGGAGAGCTGGTCGACATACGGGAGGACGTCGGCCGGCACAACGCGGTCGACAAGCTCGTGGGCCGCGCGGTCCGCGAGGGCCGCCTGCCCCTCTCCCGCACCATCCTGCTCGTCTCGGGCCGCGCTTCGTTCGAGCTGGCCCAGAAGGCGGTGATGGCGGGCATCCCGATCCTCGCCGCCGTCTCGGCCCCGTCGTCCCTCGCGGTCGACCTCGCCACGGAGACCGGCCTCACGCTGGTCGGATTTCTGCGGGGGGCCTCCATGAACGTGTACGCGGGCGAGCATCGCCTGGCCCTGGAGGCCTCGGCCGGCCAGGGCTGACCAGGCGGTCACGCCTCGCGCACACGGCGACGCGGGCCCGGACCGGCGGGGAGCGCCCCCTGCGCCGGCCGGGCCCGCTTCACTGTCCGACCTGGGTGATCCTCCGCAGCATCTCCAGGAACTGCTCCCGCTCCGTCTTCGACAAGGGCGCCAGCAACTCCTCGTTGGCCCATCGCCCCGCCTTCGTGCACTCCTCGAGGCGCCGCTCCCCCGCGGCCGTCAGGCGCACCGCGTTCTTGCGGCGGTCGTTCGGGTCGGGGGCCCGGACGATCAGGTCGGCCGACTGCAGGTCGTTGAGGATGCCGACCATGTCCTTGGGGTCGAGCGAGACGGCCCTCCCCAACTCCGCCTGGGCGACCGGCCCCAGGTCGGCGACGGCCGCGAGGACCACGTGGTGCCACATCTTCATGTCGTGCTGCGCGAGGGCCTCGGCGACCAGGCCGCGGCCGCGGGCGGCGGCGCGGCCGAGGAGCCAGCTGGGGAGGGTGCGGATGCGGGTGGGGGCGGGCGGGGTTTCCGGCATGGCGGAAAGCGTACCGAAGAATCATTGGACTTCCCAACGGTTCCCCTTGTACCGTTGGGATCCCCAACGGTACTTCTTGCGTCGTTGGGGATCCCAAGGAAACCCGACGGTACGTGGAGGCGATCGCCCATGCGGCGCATTCGGTATGAACACAGCGGCGGACCCGACACGTTGTTCCTCGAAGAGGTCGCCGTCCCGACGCCCGGACCGGGCGAGCTGCTGGTCAGGACGGAGGCGATCGGCGTCACGCTGCCCGTCGTGCGCAAAGTGCGCGAGGCCGCCGAGCCGATACCGCTCGGCGGTGAGCTGGGCGGCGAGGTGGTGCGCGTCGGCGAGGGCGTCACCGGCCACGCGGTCGGCGATCGCGTGACCGGACTCTGCTTCGGGCACGGCTACGCCGACTTCGCTCTGCTGCAGACCGCGATGGCCTCGCCCATTCCGGCGGGCGCCACCGCGCGGGACGCCGTCGCGCTGGTCCGCAGCGGTGTGGTCGCGCTCGGCGCCCTGGCGGCCGCGCGGCCCGAGAAGGGCGAGTCGGTGCTGGTGACCGCTGCCGCGAGCGGGGTCGGTCATCTCGCCCTGCAGCTCGCGAGGTCGAGGGGCGCCTCGCGGATCGTGGCGGCCGTGGGCGACCCGGCCAAGTCGGACTTCGTGCGCGGGCTCGGCGCCGACGAGGTGGTGACGTACGAGGAGGCGAGCTGGGGCGAGCCGGTCGACATCGTGCTCGACGCCGTCGGCGGCAAGCTCCTCAAGCCCGCCGTCCAGGCACTCGCCCCGGGCGGCCGGCTCGTCGCCTACAGCTCCGGCGGCGGGACCGTCGAGGCGTACGACCTGCTGGTCGGCGGCAAGTCGGTGATCGGGTTCCAGACGGCGATGGTCGCCCGCAACCAGCCCGAGCGGTACGCGGGTTGGGTCGCGGAGCTGTGGCGGCTGTTCGGCGAGGGCACGCTGCGGCCCGCGGTGCACGGCGAGTTCGCCCTCGAGGACGCGGCACTGGCCCACGAGGCGATCGAGGGCAGGCGGAACCTCGGCAAGGTGGTCCTCGTGCCCTGACGGACACGACCTCGCACCTCGACGAACGCGACCTCGCACCCTGACGGACACGGCCCCGCACCTGACCGACACGACGGGGAGCTCAGCGCCCTGACGCTCCGTCAACACTCTTCCGGTGGTCAAGGGGGCCACAACGCATCCGCCGGCCCCGACCGCTCGTTGCTCCCCATGAGTTCTAGGTCCAGGTACGGAGGCAGTCGCTTGGATGCCGGCACCACCCTGCTCGGCTCGTTATTGGCATGCACGGGCGTGCTCGGGGCGGCCGTCGTGGCGTACCTGGGCAAGCGGGGCGAGAACGCCCTGAGCGGCTACTCGACCCTCACGGAGCGCCTGCAGTCGGAGCGCGACCGGCTGGAGCGGCAGATCGCCGAACGTGACTCCCGCATCGACGAGTTGCGCACCCTGCACGCCGCGGACCAGTCGGAGATCGCGCGGTTGCGCCTGGACAACCACCGGCTCGGAGGCACCACGTGAAGGAAAGGCGCCACGTGACGCGCGTCGAGCAACTGATCGCCCTGCGCTGGCGCAAGATCGTCCTCGTCTTCGTCCTCGTCGCCCTCTGCGGCATCGCGGTGATCCTGTGGGGCCGGATCGATGCGGGCGACCGCCGGGCCGACCGGATGGCGAGCGAGGCCCAGCGCAGGGGCGAGGCCCTGTCCACCCTCGCCGAGGACGTACGCACCCTGCGTGCCCAGGTGCAGGCTGCCGGGCAGACGCCCGCCGCGCCCGACCCCGCCGACGCCGTGGACGACCTCCTGGCCCGCGTCCGGGTGCCTGCCGGTGAACCGGGGTCGCCCGGAGCAAGGGGCGAGGCCGGAGTGCGGGGCGAGGCAGGGGCGAACGGCGAGCGGGGGGCCGGCGGCGGGCAAGGGCCGCGCGGGGAGCAGGGATCGCCCGGACCGCAGGGCCCTGCGGGCGAACGAGGCCCGGCGGGCGAGGCAGGACCGCCCGGCGAGCGGGGAGCGGCGGGCGCCGACGGGGCGCAGGGACCGGCGGGGCCGGCCGGCCCCGCCGGAGACACCGGCTTCAAGGGCGACAAGGGCGATCAGGGAGACAAGGGCAATCAGGGGGACAGGGGCGAGCCGGGCCCCGCAGGCCCGCAGGGCGAACCCGGGGCCGCCTGTCCGCAGGGCTACAGCCTCCAGGTCCCGGCCGACGACGCCGACGCACTGATCTGCCGCAGGGACGGCTCGGCACCGGCCCCCGGCCCCGACCCGGCCTCGGCCGTGCTCCCGGTTCTGCCGGTCCTGCGCCGCCCCTGGTCCGCGGAGGCCCTTCCCGCGAAGCCTCGGCCGGACACCGGGACGGCCTGAACCACCTGGTCGCAGCGGAGTCGTCGGCGTACGCCCAAATCCCTGCGCGCATGCTCCTTGTGGGGTGCGAAGCGGTGCAAGTAGCGTCTGTGACACGGACATTGGACGTTGGATGTCCGGTTGTCCGGACGCATTACCGGCGCCACGTACCCCGGAGCCACGCAGCACGCAGGCACGCAGCACGCAGGCACGCAGCGCACAGCCACGCGGCGCAGCCTCAGCCGCTCGCCGCACCGCCAGACGCCCGAAGGGCAGGTCGCACCATGCCATCAGGTCTCCGTGCACGCTTCAGACCAGCCGCGACAGCAGCTGTCGCCGTCACCGCCGTACTCGCGGGGCTCACCGGCCCGGCGCATGCCGAATCCCCGCCCGGGGCAACGGAGTTCGAGCAGCAGGTGCTGTTCAAGGCCGCCCAGGATCCCGGCTACGCCTGCTTCCGCATCCCGGCGGTCGTGAAGACGGTCAAGGGCACGCTGCTCGCGTTCGCCGAGGGCCGCGTCAACGACTGCAGCGACGCCGGGGACATAGACCTGGTCGTCAAGCGTTCCGAGGACGGCGGTCGTACATGGTCACCGCTGCAGGTCGTCAACGAGGGCGCGGGCGACACGCACGGCAACCCCGCCCCGATCGTCGACCGCGAGACGGGCCGGATCGTGCTCGCCGAGACCTGGAACCCGGGCAAGCCCGGCGGCGGCAACTGCGACGTGCCGTGCAAGCGCACACCCCATATGCAGCACAGCGACGACGACGGCCGCACCTGGTCCGCGCCGCGCGACCTGAGCGACCAGATCCTGCCCGCCGAGTGGAACTCCTGGTACGCCACCGGGCCCGTGCACGGCATCCAGCTGCAGCGCGGCCGGCACAAGAGCCGCCTCGTGTTCGGCGTCAACACCGAGACGTGGAACGGCAGTCGGGTCACCGCCAATCACGCCGCCCTGATCACCAGCGACGACGGCGGCGACAACTGGGACATCGGCGCCACCGACTCCTGGCCGGTCGCCGACGACGGCACCTTCCGGCAGAAGCCCTCCGAGATCACCCTCGCGGAACGCACTGACGGCTCGGTCTACGTCAGCGGCCGCGAGCAGGACGGCACCGACCTCGGCCATCGCACGCACGCCGTGAGCCGGGACGGCGGCGACTCCTTCACGGGCAAGTTCCGGGCGATCCCCGACCTCTACACCCCGCAGGTGCAGGGCTCCGCGATCCGCCTCGGCAAACGGATGCTGCTCGCCTGCCCCGCGGACCCGGACCGGCGCCGCACCAT
Proteins encoded in this window:
- a CDS encoding NAD(P)H-dependent oxidoreductase subunit E gives rise to the protein MDLHFGDSKPTDEERAAIDALLGPPESAWEGAADRTDADLRWARGGRAARERRDLLLPGLHAVNDRVGWISEGALDYLCRRLTVPPAEAYGVATFYSMFAVKPRPATVVHVCTDLACAARGSASVCASLAARLGPAGTPVAGGAVWEESPCLGLCERAPAALVVRAGVSPDESARPAFEDNPLEAGGSLTGRSGAGDQNGPGDSLLAALSGQEPEPRERQRATAVIAPATAEAIALAAAAPEAATPEPAAALAVPQAGQDGLILLRRVGVVDPENLDDYRANGGYEALRRAFKLGPAGVIREVTEAGLLGRGGAAFPTGRKWSATAAQPDHPHYLVCNADESEPGTFKDRVLMEGDPYSLIEAMTIAGYATGAHLGYLYLRGEYPRALRRLEHAISQARARGLLGPDVLGQGYAFDIEIRRGAGAYICGEETALFNSIEGYRGEPRSKPPFPVEKGLFGKPTAENNVETLVNVLPILTMGAQAYAAIGTEKSTGPKLFCVSGNVERPGIYELPFGATLGDLLDLAGKPARLRAVLLGGAAGGFVRPDELDIPLTFEGTREAGTTLGSGVVLALDDSVPLPRMLLRIAEFFRDESCGQCVPCRVGTVRQEEALHRIADRTGAAAAEDINLLREVGAAMKDASICGLGQTAWNAVESAIDRLGAYE
- a CDS encoding 2Fe-2S iron-sulfur cluster-binding protein, translating into MTAPAQPRPTSASVPVSLGLPRRLVEFTLDEQPVRVPEGSTILDACKAAGKDIPTLCQGDTLTPKNACRVCVVEVEGARTLAPACSRKAEPAMVVRTDTERARHSRKIVLELLASSVDLSTTPQVAGWLKEYEAKPDRFGPDAARLNESPKVDNDLYVRDYDKCILCYKCVDACGDQWQNTFAISVTGRGFDARIAVEHDGPLTESACVYCGNCIEVCPTGALSFKSEYDMRAAGTWDESAQTETTTVCAYCGVGCNLTLHVQDNEIVKVTSPHDNPVTHGNLCIKGRFGYQHVQNRD
- the fdhD gene encoding formate dehydrogenase accessory sulfurtransferase FdhD, with product MGRVTERRRVIRIRDGAVSARPDTLVAEEPLEIRLNGKPLAITMRTPGDDFALAAGFLVSEGVLASADELQSIVYCAGATADGSNTYNVVDVKLAPGVVVPDITLERNVYTTSSCGLCGKASLDAVRTQARWEIADTPPVRIEPELLAGLPDRLRAAQRVFDRTGGLHAAALFTETGELVDIREDVGRHNAVDKLVGRAVREGRLPLSRTILLVSGRASFELAQKAVMAGIPILAAVSAPSSLAVDLATETGLTLVGFLRGASMNVYAGEHRLALEASAGQG
- a CDS encoding MarR family winged helix-turn-helix transcriptional regulator, producing the protein MPETPPAPTRIRTLPSWLLGRAAARGRGLVAEALAQHDMKMWHHVVLAAVADLGPVAQAELGRAVSLDPKDMVGILNDLQSADLIVRAPDPNDRRKNAVRLTAAGERRLEECTKAGRWANEELLAPLSKTEREQFLEMLRRITQVGQ
- a CDS encoding quinone oxidoreductase family protein; translated protein: MRRIRYEHSGGPDTLFLEEVAVPTPGPGELLVRTEAIGVTLPVVRKVREAAEPIPLGGELGGEVVRVGEGVTGHAVGDRVTGLCFGHGYADFALLQTAMASPIPAGATARDAVALVRSGVVALGALAAARPEKGESVLVTAAASGVGHLALQLARSRGASRIVAAVGDPAKSDFVRGLGADEVVTYEEASWGEPVDIVLDAVGGKLLKPAVQALAPGGRLVAYSSGGGTVEAYDLLVGGKSVIGFQTAMVARNQPERYAGWVAELWRLFGEGTLRPAVHGEFALEDAALAHEAIEGRRNLGKVVLVP
- a CDS encoding collagen-like protein, coding for MTRVEQLIALRWRKIVLVFVLVALCGIAVILWGRIDAGDRRADRMASEAQRRGEALSTLAEDVRTLRAQVQAAGQTPAAPDPADAVDDLLARVRVPAGEPGSPGARGEAGVRGEAGANGERGAGGGQGPRGEQGSPGPQGPAGERGPAGEAGPPGERGAAGADGAQGPAGPAGPAGDTGFKGDKGDQGDKGNQGDRGEPGPAGPQGEPGAACPQGYSLQVPADDADALICRRDGSAPAPGPDPASAVLPVLPVLRRPWSAEALPAKPRPDTGTA
- a CDS encoding sialidase family protein, which produces MPSGLRARFRPAATAAVAVTAVLAGLTGPAHAESPPGATEFEQQVLFKAAQDPGYACFRIPAVVKTVKGTLLAFAEGRVNDCSDAGDIDLVVKRSEDGGRTWSPLQVVNEGAGDTHGNPAPIVDRETGRIVLAETWNPGKPGGGNCDVPCKRTPHMQHSDDDGRTWSAPRDLSDQILPAEWNSWYATGPVHGIQLQRGRHKSRLVFGVNTETWNGSRVTANHAALITSDDGGDNWDIGATDSWPVADDGTFRQKPSEITLAERTDGSVYVSGREQDGTDLGHRTHAVSRDGGDSFTGKFRAIPDLYTPQVQGSAIRLGKRMLLACPADPDRRRTMMVRSSYDEGRTWESVDRGSQVTTDWSGYSDMAAVDSGTVGLMYEGGAVDARDEIRFARFTEDWLQPRRGPDPTTSDRAPHARGAAVLGGARETEGRFGGAVEFDGTDDAVRLPYRDELPLGAKDFTASLWFRYSATTGEQPLLWMGGVGTNQPQVWLRGEPASNRITALITTREGATAPKSASLRTTSAYNDGQWHHIALRRTGGSLTLTVDGAHLTGPDVPGTVTRNSGFGFHIGQRVDSRAHFTGAIDEVRVYDRALSDEELTDLRTGETADAAVTRDTVAWLPMDRISGRG